A genome region from Trichoderma asperellum chromosome 7, complete sequence includes the following:
- a CDS encoding uncharacterized protein (antiSMASH:Cluster_7.4), protein MGFTDLLTDAGLAVLNSWVSTRSYIVGFSATQADVAVFKALKEAPAADKYPSAARWYKHIASYEDEFATLDGDASKPYTVYGPEVAEVTLNPAKAPAAEEDDDVDLFGSDDEEEDAEAARVREERLAEYRKKKENKPKVAAKSVVTMDVKPWDDETDLAALEAAVRGIEKDGLVWGASKLVAVGFGIKKLQINLVVEDEKVSLDELQEEIQEFEDYVQSSDVVAMQKL, encoded by the exons ATGGGTTTCACCGATCTCCTCACCGATGCTGGCCTTGCCG TCCTGAACAGCTGGGTTTCCACCCGCTCCTACATCGTTGG CTTCTCTGCCACCCAGGCCGACGTTGCCGTCTTCAAGGCCCTCAAGGAGGCTCCCGCCGCCGACAAGTACCCCTCTGCCGCTCGTTGGTACAAGCACATTGCCTCTTACGAGGATGAGTTCGCCACCCTCGACGGCGATGCCAGCAAGCCCTACACCGTCTACGGCCCTGAGGTCGCCGAGGTCACCCTGAACCCCGCCAAGGCCCCCGCCgccgaggaggatgatgatgtcgacCTGTTCGGCTctgacgacgaggaggaggatgccgAGGCCGCCCGTGTCCGTGAGGAGCGCCTGGCTGAGTaccgcaagaagaaggagaacaaGCCCAAGGTCGCCGCCAAGTCTGTTGTGACCATGGATGTCAAGCCTTGGG ATGACGAGACTGATCTGGCCGCTCTGGAGGCTGCCGTCCGTGGCATTGAGAAGGACGGTCTGGTCTGGGGTGCTTCCAAGCTGGTCGCCGTCGGCTTCGGTATCAAGAAGCTGCAGATCAACTTGGTTGTTGAGGACGAGAAGGTCTCCCTGGATGAGCTCCAGGAGGAGATCCAGGAGTTCGAGGACTACGTCCAGTCTTCCGACGTTGTTGCCATGCAGAAGCTGTAA